One Mya arenaria isolate MELC-2E11 chromosome 7, ASM2691426v1 genomic window carries:
- the LOC128240248 gene encoding wnt inhibitory factor 1-like isoform X2 → MKEGLFQVNRPHHLLILIMILHGRQILAEMECTDYYEGYYLDYEDADGEVTSPPTRLLSTIVNCTEGVISDYTLDCDDVETSDIPVTIPEECKTVPNGEVTDNGQSFQCNEDYVHADSLLYERYSCSCDRTIPALVCNGRQAKCKPINCKLNSFIEQGMTLKYRSKFITASTIDAIDHGESVMLNCETGANGVTYEPKRRMFKSDRGKWFEDNRRAKCECQNGGTCIRDETCKCSRFTKGLQCETPLCPGQCQNGGTCISPNRCSCPYGFSGSRCEKARCDDGCQNGGTCTSPNKCSCPNGFSGSRCESARCDGGCQNGGTCTSPNKCSCADGFSGSRCESALCDGGCQNGGTCTSPNRCSCPKGFSASRCETALCDRGCQNGGTCTSPNRRNCPKGFSGSHCETGKSLCNCSNKYS, encoded by the exons ATGAAAGAGGGACTGTTCCAGGTGAACCGACCACATCACCTATTGATATTGATCATG aTTCTTCATGGTAGACAAATTTTAGCTGAGATGGAATGTACGGATTACTACGAGGGTTACTACCTAGATTACGAAGACGCTGATGGAGAAGTAACTAGTCCACCAACAAGACTTCTTAGTACGATAGTTAATTGTACAGAGGGAGTGATCTCAGATTATACACTTGATTGTGACGATG TAGAAACTTCTGATATTCCCGTTACAATTCCGGAGGAGTGCAAGACTGTACCAAATGGCGAGGTCACAGATAACGGCCAATCATTTCAGTGCAATGAGGATTACGTTCACGCTGACAGCCTTTTGTACGAGAGATACAGTTGTTCATGTGACAGAACCATCCCTGCCTTGGTGTGCAATGGAAGGCAGGCTAAGTGCAAACCAA ttaactgtaaattaaacagttttattgaacaaGGGATGACTCTTAAGTACAGATCGAAGTTCATCACTGCTTCGACCATAGATGCGATCGATCACGGAGAATCAGTCATGCTTAACTGTGAAACTGGAGCAAACGGTGTAACATACGAACCAAAAAGGCGGATGTTTAAATCTGACCGGGGAAAGTGGTTTGAAGATAACAGAAGAG CAAAGTGTGAGTGTCAGAACGGAGGAACATGTATTCGAGATGAGACGTGTAAATGTTCACGGTTCACAAAGGGCCTGCAATGCGAAACAC CTCTTTGTCCCGGGCAATGTCAAAACGGTGGAACGTGTATCTCTCCAAACAGGTGCAGCTGTCCGTATGGATTCTCTGGCAGTCGTTGCGAAAAAG ctcGGTGTGACGATGGATGTCAGAACGGTGGGACATGTACTTCCCCAAACAAGTGTAGCTGTCCGAATGGATTCTCTGGCAGCCGTTGCGAATCAG ctcGGTGTGACGGAGGATGTCAGAACGGTGGGACATGTACTTCCCCAAACAAGTGCAGCTGTGCGGATGGATTCTCTGGCAGCCGTTGCGAATCAG CTCTGTGTGACGGTGGATGTCAAAACGGTGGGACATGTACCTCCCCAAACAGGTGCAGTTGTCCAAAAGGATTCTCTGCTAGTCGCTGCGAAACAG CTCTTTGTGACCGTGGATGTCAAAACGGTGGGACATGTACCTCCCCAAACAGGCGCAACTGTCCGAAAGGATTTTCTGGTAGTCATTGCGAAACAGGCAAGTCCTTATgcaattgttcaaataaatacaGTTAA
- the LOC128240248 gene encoding neurogenic locus notch homolog protein 1-like isoform X1 codes for MKEGLFQVNRPHHLLILIMILHGRQILAEMECTDYYEGYYLDYEDADGEVTSPPTRLLSTIVNCTEGVISDYTLDCDDVETSDIPVTIPEECKTVPNGEVTDNGQSFQCNEDYVHADSLLYERYSCSCDRTIPALVCNGRQAKCKPINCKLNSFIEQGMTLKYRSKFITASTIDAIDHGESVMLNCETGANGVTYEPKRRMFKSDRGKWFEDNRRGSVWSLGNNGTFPKCRPAKCECQNGGTCIRDETCKCSRFTKGLQCETPLCPGQCQNGGTCISPNRCSCPYGFSGSRCEKARCDDGCQNGGTCTSPNKCSCPNGFSGSRCESARCDGGCQNGGTCTSPNKCSCADGFSGSRCESALCDGGCQNGGTCTSPNRCSCPKGFSASRCETALCDRGCQNGGTCTSPNRRNCPKGFSGSHCETGKSLCNCSNKYS; via the exons ATGAAAGAGGGACTGTTCCAGGTGAACCGACCACATCACCTATTGATATTGATCATG aTTCTTCATGGTAGACAAATTTTAGCTGAGATGGAATGTACGGATTACTACGAGGGTTACTACCTAGATTACGAAGACGCTGATGGAGAAGTAACTAGTCCACCAACAAGACTTCTTAGTACGATAGTTAATTGTACAGAGGGAGTGATCTCAGATTATACACTTGATTGTGACGATG TAGAAACTTCTGATATTCCCGTTACAATTCCGGAGGAGTGCAAGACTGTACCAAATGGCGAGGTCACAGATAACGGCCAATCATTTCAGTGCAATGAGGATTACGTTCACGCTGACAGCCTTTTGTACGAGAGATACAGTTGTTCATGTGACAGAACCATCCCTGCCTTGGTGTGCAATGGAAGGCAGGCTAAGTGCAAACCAA ttaactgtaaattaaacagttttattgaacaaGGGATGACTCTTAAGTACAGATCGAAGTTCATCACTGCTTCGACCATAGATGCGATCGATCACGGAGAATCAGTCATGCTTAACTGTGAAACTGGAGCAAACGGTGTAACATACGAACCAAAAAGGCGGATGTTTAAATCTGACCGGGGAAAGTGGTTTGAAGATAACAGAAGAGGTAGTGTATGGTCGTTAGGTAACAATGGAACGTTTCCCAAATGTCGACCAG CAAAGTGTGAGTGTCAGAACGGAGGAACATGTATTCGAGATGAGACGTGTAAATGTTCACGGTTCACAAAGGGCCTGCAATGCGAAACAC CTCTTTGTCCCGGGCAATGTCAAAACGGTGGAACGTGTATCTCTCCAAACAGGTGCAGCTGTCCGTATGGATTCTCTGGCAGTCGTTGCGAAAAAG ctcGGTGTGACGATGGATGTCAGAACGGTGGGACATGTACTTCCCCAAACAAGTGTAGCTGTCCGAATGGATTCTCTGGCAGCCGTTGCGAATCAG ctcGGTGTGACGGAGGATGTCAGAACGGTGGGACATGTACTTCCCCAAACAAGTGCAGCTGTGCGGATGGATTCTCTGGCAGCCGTTGCGAATCAG CTCTGTGTGACGGTGGATGTCAAAACGGTGGGACATGTACCTCCCCAAACAGGTGCAGTTGTCCAAAAGGATTCTCTGCTAGTCGCTGCGAAACAG CTCTTTGTGACCGTGGATGTCAAAACGGTGGGACATGTACCTCCCCAAACAGGCGCAACTGTCCGAAAGGATTTTCTGGTAGTCATTGCGAAACAGGCAAGTCCTTATgcaattgttcaaataaatacaGTTAA
- the LOC128240248 gene encoding neurogenic locus notch homolog protein 1-like isoform X3 — MECTDYYEGYYLDYEDADGEVTSPPTRLLSTIVNCTEGVISDYTLDCDDVETSDIPVTIPEECKTVPNGEVTDNGQSFQCNEDYVHADSLLYERYSCSCDRTIPALVCNGRQAKCKPINCKLNSFIEQGMTLKYRSKFITASTIDAIDHGESVMLNCETGANGVTYEPKRRMFKSDRGKWFEDNRRGSVWSLGNNGTFPKCRPAKCECQNGGTCIRDETCKCSRFTKGLQCETPLCPGQCQNGGTCISPNRCSCPYGFSGSRCEKARCDDGCQNGGTCTSPNKCSCPNGFSGSRCESARCDGGCQNGGTCTSPNKCSCADGFSGSRCESALCDGGCQNGGTCTSPNRCSCPKGFSASRCETALCDRGCQNGGTCTSPNRRNCPKGFSGSHCETGKSLCNCSNKYS; from the exons ATGGAATGTACGGATTACTACGAGGGTTACTACCTAGATTACGAAGACGCTGATGGAGAAGTAACTAGTCCACCAACAAGACTTCTTAGTACGATAGTTAATTGTACAGAGGGAGTGATCTCAGATTATACACTTGATTGTGACGATG TAGAAACTTCTGATATTCCCGTTACAATTCCGGAGGAGTGCAAGACTGTACCAAATGGCGAGGTCACAGATAACGGCCAATCATTTCAGTGCAATGAGGATTACGTTCACGCTGACAGCCTTTTGTACGAGAGATACAGTTGTTCATGTGACAGAACCATCCCTGCCTTGGTGTGCAATGGAAGGCAGGCTAAGTGCAAACCAA ttaactgtaaattaaacagttttattgaacaaGGGATGACTCTTAAGTACAGATCGAAGTTCATCACTGCTTCGACCATAGATGCGATCGATCACGGAGAATCAGTCATGCTTAACTGTGAAACTGGAGCAAACGGTGTAACATACGAACCAAAAAGGCGGATGTTTAAATCTGACCGGGGAAAGTGGTTTGAAGATAACAGAAGAGGTAGTGTATGGTCGTTAGGTAACAATGGAACGTTTCCCAAATGTCGACCAG CAAAGTGTGAGTGTCAGAACGGAGGAACATGTATTCGAGATGAGACGTGTAAATGTTCACGGTTCACAAAGGGCCTGCAATGCGAAACAC CTCTTTGTCCCGGGCAATGTCAAAACGGTGGAACGTGTATCTCTCCAAACAGGTGCAGCTGTCCGTATGGATTCTCTGGCAGTCGTTGCGAAAAAG ctcGGTGTGACGATGGATGTCAGAACGGTGGGACATGTACTTCCCCAAACAAGTGTAGCTGTCCGAATGGATTCTCTGGCAGCCGTTGCGAATCAG ctcGGTGTGACGGAGGATGTCAGAACGGTGGGACATGTACTTCCCCAAACAAGTGCAGCTGTGCGGATGGATTCTCTGGCAGCCGTTGCGAATCAG CTCTGTGTGACGGTGGATGTCAAAACGGTGGGACATGTACCTCCCCAAACAGGTGCAGTTGTCCAAAAGGATTCTCTGCTAGTCGCTGCGAAACAG CTCTTTGTGACCGTGGATGTCAAAACGGTGGGACATGTACCTCCCCAAACAGGCGCAACTGTCCGAAAGGATTTTCTGGTAGTCATTGCGAAACAGGCAAGTCCTTATgcaattgttcaaataaatacaGTTAA